From Clostridiales bacterium, the proteins below share one genomic window:
- the araD gene encoding L-ribulose-5-phosphate 4-epimerase: MLEQLKQEVLKANLELPKKGLVTYTWGNVSGIDRESGLIVIKPSGVPYNELKLEYMVVLDLDGNKVEGKLNPSSDTPTHLVIYRNFKRIGGIVHTHSRWATIWAQAGKSIPALGTTHADSFYGEIPCTRKMTAEEITGEYERETGNVIVETFNGKNPMYIPGVLINSHGPFTWGKNAREAVYNAVVLEEVAMMAYHTLSLAPGTGGIDQSLLDKHFLRKHGPNAYYGQGK; this comes from the coding sequence ATGCTGGAACAATTAAAGCAGGAGGTTCTTAAAGCCAATCTGGAGCTTCCCAAAAAAGGTCTTGTCACCTACACATGGGGCAATGTCAGCGGTATAGATAGAGAATCCGGTTTAATAGTTATAAAACCAAGCGGAGTGCCTTATAATGAACTTAAATTAGAATATATGGTTGTTTTAGACCTTGACGGCAATAAAGTTGAGGGAAAGCTCAATCCTTCTTCCGATACCCCGACACATCTTGTTATTTATAGAAACTTTAAGAGAATCGGAGGAATCGTACACACACATTCAAGATGGGCTACCATTTGGGCTCAGGCCGGAAAGAGCATCCCGGCACTCGGGACCACACATGCGGACTCCTTTTATGGTGAAATCCCATGCACAAGAAAAATGACTGCTGAGGAAATAACAGGCGAATACGAAAGAGAAACCGGGAATGTCATTGTTGAAACATTTAATGGCAAAAATCCCATGTATATTCCAGGAGTCCTTATAAATAGCCATGGGCCCTTCACCTGGGGCAAGAATGCACGCGAAGCGGTTTACAATGCAGTCGTCTTAGAAGAAGTTGCTATGATGGCTTACCATACCCTTTCTTTGGCACCCGGCACAGGCGGCATCGACCAGTCCCTCCTTGACAAACACTTTTTAAGGAAACATGGACCCAATGCTTACTATGGACAGGGAAAGTGA
- a CDS encoding response regulator: protein MYRVFLADDEPWVLISLQNLIDWNGCGYTICGEADSGKSAWERILHIGPDLILSDIRMPGFNGLKLLEKIRNKKLQTKVIFISAYSDFEYARAAIRLGCSDYLLKPIEAEELKKALDKIKDGFDLSKGGSEKNGYISDNVIAKDSVSFIQNNYRNPISLSELSEKYRLSECYLSSLIKKKTGKSFSEHIMECRIQKAQELLRTTNESIAEIASDVGYSDYFYFIKVYKKVTGLTPAAYRKQF from the coding sequence ATGTATCGGGTTTTTTTGGCGGATGATGAACCATGGGTTTTGATTAGCTTGCAAAATCTGATTGACTGGAATGGATGCGGCTATACAATTTGTGGAGAGGCAGATAGTGGGAAAAGCGCATGGGAAAGGATTTTACACATTGGTCCGGACTTGATTTTATCAGACATACGTATGCCAGGTTTTAATGGCCTTAAATTGCTTGAAAAAATCCGAAATAAGAAGCTACAGACAAAAGTGATATTTATCAGTGCATATTCAGATTTTGAATATGCAAGGGCAGCAATACGGCTTGGTTGTTCAGATTATTTACTTAAACCTATTGAAGCGGAGGAACTAAAAAAGGCATTAGATAAAATAAAAGATGGATTCGATTTGAGTAAAGGCGGCAGTGAAAAAAACGGGTATATTTCTGATAATGTAATTGCTAAGGATAGTGTTTCTTTTATACAAAATAATTACCGAAATCCTATTTCTTTATCAGAACTCTCTGAAAAATACAGGTTGAGTGAATGCTATCTTAGTTCATTGATTAAGAAGAAAACTGGGAAAAGCTTTAGTGAACACATAATGGAATGCAGAATTCAAAAAGCACAGGAGCTACTTCGGACAACGAATGAGAGCATTGCTGAGATTGCTTCAGATGTCGGATATTCTGACTATTTTTATTTTATAAAGGTATACAAAAAAGTGACTGGATTAACCCCAGCTGCCTATCGAAAACAATTTTAG
- a CDS encoding DUF6171 family protein, producing MEHLRDCRGCNLSVRVSPEDIEKMVDEIISSKNFNIISGEEYTKRLEQCKCCKYMEYDTTCSQCGCIVQIRALLKDKDCPYPSTSRWR from the coding sequence ATGGAACATTTAAGGGATTGCAGAGGTTGCAACTTAAGCGTCAGAGTTTCTCCAGAGGATATAGAAAAAATGGTCGATGAAATTATAAGCAGCAAAAATTTCAATATAATATCCGGGGAGGAATATACAAAAAGGCTTGAGCAGTGCAAATGCTGTAAGTACATGGAATATGATACGACTTGCAGCCAATGCGGATGCATTGTACAGATCAGGGCATTGTTGAAGGATAAGGATTGTCCTTATCCTTCAACATCCAGATGGCGGTAA
- a CDS encoding histidine kinase has product MLREMDRLFGKKQNSLMKQYVLLVLIIFFVLIVSFIITNDVADYSSMKESRESSKVIFRQAEDQAALYEEDINNMYSNIIYNESVISFLKASDYPTRAEYLDNFYLMVGSNRRINKDLVNVALYDTDDNLIASKGDIFIPKPEFLKHQKLVSYSGRINDQGVNYFITEMLVYEYKKESCDYIGTVVLLFDVKNLQEILDKSLINKEATIAILDQNGNVLVKAGAWKKEYCSITEREKQKADEIVYNKRLEKCQWNLVNVIPRKSLIHGISQMKRLNYMTYMAVIIISIFMCFMVYKRIIRPIRLQAAFMARYTKDTNQRINVLEHNEIGEMAEKMNQMLDDIERLNAKIMESQKKYLQLEYAKKQSELIAYKSQINPHFLYNMFECLRGMALYHGQKEIADFTQLLSHLFRYNVKGGEWVTVEEVLKNLREYARIIEFQFMGRYQLNVTAGREVLSVKIPKMLIQPLVENAVFHGLKLKPGKGAVEVRVEKKAGSIVITVTDNGCGMSDASLQSLRKTLEGDSVNQPLSSKKHGIGILNVYHRLHLYYGEKADFRVKSEANIGTIIELVIPIN; this is encoded by the coding sequence ATGTTAAGGGAAATGGATAGGCTTTTTGGGAAAAAACAGAATAGTCTTATGAAACAGTATGTTTTACTTGTATTAATAATATTCTTTGTTTTAATTGTTTCATTTATTATTACAAATGATGTTGCAGACTATTCGAGTATGAAAGAGTCAAGAGAATCCAGTAAAGTTATTTTTCGACAAGCAGAGGATCAGGCGGCACTTTATGAAGAAGATATTAATAATATGTATAGCAATATTATATATAATGAATCAGTGATATCGTTTTTGAAAGCGTCTGATTATCCTACTAGAGCTGAATATTTAGATAATTTTTACCTGATGGTTGGAAGTAACCGTAGGATAAATAAGGATCTAGTTAATGTTGCATTGTATGACACAGATGATAACCTTATTGCATCCAAAGGAGATATATTTATCCCAAAACCTGAATTCCTTAAACATCAGAAATTAGTTAGTTACTCCGGGAGGATAAATGATCAAGGCGTAAACTATTTTATAACAGAAATGCTGGTATATGAATATAAAAAAGAAAGTTGTGACTATATTGGAACAGTCGTTTTATTGTTTGATGTTAAAAATTTACAGGAGATTTTAGACAAATCCTTGATTAATAAAGAAGCAACTATAGCGATTTTGGATCAAAACGGGAATGTGCTAGTTAAGGCAGGAGCATGGAAAAAGGAATATTGTTCTATAACAGAACGTGAAAAGCAGAAAGCTGATGAAATTGTTTACAATAAGCGATTGGAAAAATGTCAATGGAATTTAGTGAATGTGATTCCCAGAAAATCTTTAATACATGGGATAAGTCAAATGAAGAGATTGAACTATATGACTTACATGGCTGTTATTATCATATCTATTTTTATGTGTTTTATGGTATATAAGCGAATCATTCGGCCAATCAGACTGCAGGCAGCTTTTATGGCAAGATATACAAAAGATACCAACCAGCGTATTAACGTTTTAGAGCACAATGAAATTGGCGAAATGGCGGAAAAGATGAACCAGATGTTGGATGATATTGAGCGGCTTAATGCCAAAATTATGGAATCACAAAAAAAGTATCTGCAATTGGAGTATGCAAAGAAACAGTCAGAATTGATTGCTTATAAGAGTCAGATTAATCCGCATTTTTTATATAACATGTTTGAATGCCTTCGTGGTATGGCATTATACCATGGGCAAAAGGAAATAGCTGATTTTACTCAGTTGCTTTCTCATCTTTTCCGTTATAATGTAAAAGGCGGGGAGTGGGTAACTGTCGAAGAAGTTTTGAAAAATCTTAGGGAATATGCACGGATTATAGAATTTCAGTTTATGGGGAGGTATCAATTGAATGTTACTGCAGGGAGAGAAGTGTTATCTGTAAAAATTCCCAAGATGCTTATACAGCCATTGGTGGAAAACGCTGTATTTCATGGGCTTAAGCTTAAACCTGGCAAGGGAGCTGTAGAGGTTCGCGTAGAGAAAAAGGCTGGGAGTATTGTCATTACCGTTACTGACAATGGATGCGGGATGTCTGATGCTTCTTTGCAATCGCTTCGTAAAACATTAGAAGGAGATAGTGTAAATCAGCCCCTATCATCGAAGAAACATGGTATCGGAATTTTGAACGTGTATCATAGACTCCATTTGTATTATGGAGAGAAAGCAGATTTCAGAGTGAAAAGCGAGGCCAATATAGGAACGATTATTGAACTTGTGATCCCTATAAACTAA
- a CDS encoding sn-glycerol-1-phosphate dehydrogenase, with translation MDLLSLKVEDMAGIHFDCSCGRSHSVEIKDIKIGSGVINEIEHILSKFDVKRIFIVEDRNTYKAAGKIVEEKLNKKFGITKLVFEDERLVPDEKALGRMIIGIPHDAELILAIGSGTINDLCRFLSYKTGIPYAIVCTAPSMDGYASVVSPLIINGVKTTLDAVYPQAIIADIDILREAPMKMLQSGLGDILGKYTALADWNLSRILNGEYFCDTIAQVTMKALRNCIKYSKGIPERDSKAIESITEALILSGIAIGMCKTSRPASGGEHHLSHCWENIFMNEGKIPEYLHGNNVGVGVGIIIEAYKYAGGLDIQKIYSQGEYRHFSRDKWIKNLNEVYGRTAPKIIKEKEGYICFDETEREENVKNIVNKWDKVKKLCDSNLPDADYVRNVLKDVGAVYKPSELGLDKELFKKSFIAAKDIRKRYGILQLLEDIGKIEEAAGIIADKYYD, from the coding sequence GTGGATTTATTGTCTTTGAAAGTGGAAGATATGGCAGGCATACATTTTGACTGCTCGTGCGGCCGCAGCCATAGTGTGGAGATTAAGGACATAAAAATTGGAAGCGGAGTAATAAATGAAATTGAACATATCCTGAGTAAATTTGATGTTAAGCGCATCTTCATTGTCGAAGATAGAAACACATATAAAGCAGCCGGTAAAATCGTCGAGGAGAAGTTAAACAAGAAATTTGGCATAACTAAATTGGTATTTGAAGATGAGCGCCTTGTGCCGGATGAGAAAGCGCTTGGGAGAATGATTATCGGGATTCCGCACGATGCTGAGCTTATTCTGGCCATAGGTTCCGGAACCATAAATGATCTGTGCAGGTTTTTAAGCTATAAAACAGGTATTCCGTATGCAATCGTATGTACGGCTCCTTCCATGGACGGGTATGCTTCCGTAGTGTCCCCATTGATAATAAATGGAGTCAAAACGACATTGGATGCAGTATATCCGCAAGCGATCATAGCCGATATCGATATTTTAAGGGAAGCACCGATGAAGATGCTTCAGTCCGGATTAGGGGATATTCTGGGCAAATATACAGCCTTAGCTGACTGGAACTTGTCCAGGATTTTAAATGGTGAGTATTTCTGCGATACAATAGCGCAAGTGACGATGAAGGCTTTACGAAATTGCATAAAGTATTCAAAGGGAATACCCGAAAGGGACAGCAAAGCCATTGAAAGCATAACAGAAGCATTGATTCTTTCCGGAATAGCTATTGGAATGTGTAAAACTTCAAGGCCGGCATCGGGAGGAGAGCATCATCTGTCCCATTGCTGGGAGAACATCTTTATGAATGAAGGCAAAATTCCCGAGTATTTGCATGGGAACAATGTAGGAGTAGGCGTCGGGATTATTATTGAGGCTTATAAATATGCGGGCGGTCTTGATATACAAAAAATATATTCACAGGGAGAATACAGGCATTTCAGCAGGGATAAATGGATTAAAAATCTTAACGAAGTTTATGGCAGGACGGCACCAAAAATCATCAAAGAAAAGGAAGGCTATATTTGTTTTGATGAGACCGAAAGAGAAGAAAACGTTAAAAATATAGTGAATAAATGGGATAAAGTAAAGAAACTTTGTGACTCAAATTTGCCGGATGCTGATTATGTAAGAAATGTATTGAAAGATGTGGGCGCTGTTTACAAACCCTCGGAATTAGGCCTCGATAAGGAACTTTTTAAAAAAAGTTTTATCGCAGCCAAAGATATAAGAAAACGCTATGGTATTTTGCAGCTTTTGGAGGACATTGGGAAGATAGAAGAAGCCGCTGGGATTATTGCTGACAAGTATTATGATTAG
- the araB gene encoding ribulokinase, which yields MDKKYTIGVDFGTQSGRAVLVDIATGEEVASAVKVYPHGVIDKYLPDGHTKLPPDWALQHPQDYLDVLSETIPSVLKESGVRPEDVIGIGIDFTACTILPTDKEGTPLCFYEEFKSNPHSYVKLWKHHAAQGEANRLNKIAEERGEDFLKRYGGKISSEWMIPKVWQVLDEAPEIYENADKFMEAADWIVMQLTGVEARNSCTAGYKAIWNKHEGYPSKEFFKALDPRLENIVEEKLSSDIHPIGSKAGEITAKAARLTGLKEGTAVAVANVDAHVTIPAVGITDEGKMLMIMGTSTCHILLGTEEKMVPGMCGVVEDGVIPGYFGYEAGQSCVGDHFEWFVKNCVPASYTEEARIRKIDIHTLLTEKASKLKVGESGLVALDWWNGNRSVLVDADLTGMILGCTLLTKPEEIYRALIEATAYGTRLIVETFRESGVPIKELYAAGGIAEKNKLMMQIYADVTNMEIRIAGSTQAPALGSAMFGALAAGRNRSGYDSIVETAKHMSKVKKEYFKPIPENVKIYDKLYAEYKILHDYFGRGANDVMKRLKKIKAEVTQIR from the coding sequence ATGGATAAAAAGTATACTATTGGAGTCGATTTTGGCACTCAATCCGGAAGAGCGGTACTCGTTGACATAGCAACGGGTGAGGAAGTCGCATCTGCTGTAAAAGTATATCCTCACGGAGTCATTGATAAGTACCTTCCTGATGGGCATACTAAACTTCCTCCCGATTGGGCTCTGCAGCATCCGCAGGATTATCTGGACGTTTTAAGCGAAACTATTCCATCCGTTTTAAAGGAATCCGGCGTTAGGCCGGAGGATGTCATCGGCATCGGCATCGATTTCACTGCATGTACAATTCTTCCTACGGATAAAGAAGGAACTCCCCTTTGCTTCTATGAAGAATTTAAATCAAACCCGCATTCCTATGTAAAACTATGGAAGCATCATGCTGCCCAAGGGGAAGCAAACAGGCTCAACAAAATTGCCGAAGAAAGAGGAGAAGATTTTCTGAAACGTTATGGCGGAAAAATTTCATCTGAATGGATGATTCCGAAGGTATGGCAGGTCTTGGACGAAGCTCCGGAGATCTATGAAAATGCTGATAAATTTATGGAGGCTGCAGATTGGATTGTAATGCAACTTACCGGAGTTGAGGCAAGAAACAGCTGTACCGCAGGGTATAAAGCGATCTGGAACAAGCATGAAGGGTATCCTTCAAAAGAATTTTTCAAGGCTCTCGATCCGCGGCTCGAAAATATTGTAGAGGAAAAGCTGAGTTCAGATATCCACCCAATCGGCTCAAAAGCCGGGGAAATAACCGCAAAAGCAGCCAGACTTACAGGCTTAAAAGAAGGCACAGCCGTAGCTGTAGCTAATGTTGACGCTCATGTTACGATACCGGCCGTGGGAATAACCGATGAGGGCAAAATGCTGATGATTATGGGAACTTCAACCTGCCATATACTTCTCGGTACCGAAGAAAAAATGGTGCCCGGCATGTGCGGCGTCGTTGAAGATGGAGTTATCCCCGGATATTTTGGCTATGAAGCCGGTCAATCCTGTGTAGGCGACCATTTTGAATGGTTCGTTAAAAACTGCGTTCCGGCAAGCTACACAGAAGAAGCAAGAATAAGGAAAATCGATATACATACGCTTCTTACTGAAAAAGCCTCAAAGCTTAAAGTTGGAGAAAGCGGACTGGTTGCCCTCGACTGGTGGAACGGCAACCGCTCAGTGCTTGTTGACGCGGACCTTACAGGAATGATTTTAGGATGCACGCTGCTTACAAAACCTGAAGAAATATATAGGGCTTTGATCGAAGCTACCGCTTACGGCACAAGGTTGATTGTCGAAACATTTAGAGAAAGCGGAGTCCCCATAAAAGAACTTTATGCCGCCGGCGGAATAGCTGAAAAGAACAAACTTATGATGCAAATATATGCCGATGTAACCAACATGGAAATCAGGATTGCAGGCTCAACTCAGGCTCCTGCCTTGGGCTCGGCAATGTTCGGCGCATTGGCTGCCGGAAGGAACAGAAGCGGTTATGACTCGATAGTTGAAACTGCAAAGCATATGTCCAAGGTAAAGAAAGAATACTTTAAACCAATCCCTGAAAATGTAAAAATATACGATAAGCTATATGCTGAATACAAAATCCTCCATGATTACTTTGGCAGAGGAGCCAACGATGTCATGAAAAGGCTCAAAAAGATCAAAGCTGAAGTAACGCAAATCCGATGA
- a CDS encoding GntR family transcriptional regulator, with amino-acid sequence MAKIEKPKYQKLIDYVIETIKSGKIDADEKLYSENELAKTFGISRNTVRQALGDLANEGWLYRVQGKGTFVSGRTTSDKDREKSRTIAVVTTYINDYIFPSIIRGIDSILSVNGYNMILNCTYNQHQKEGLCLENLLNQNICGIIVEPTKSALPNPNIGLYKKFTELHIPILFIHGCYRELNYSYIVEDDVEAGYIATKHLIGLDHKRIAGIFKMDDIQGHFRFSGFQKAHAEAGLPISDSRIMWFETDNLETKFRSNNVQLENLLSQCTALVCYNDQIALKIIDLLREKDLKVPENISLVSFDDSELALASEPKLTTVAHPKEALGREAAKAIINMIEGKKDYYDLKIKPKLIVRNSTQKWGE; translated from the coding sequence ATGGCAAAGATTGAAAAACCAAAATATCAAAAATTGATTGATTATGTTATTGAAACAATAAAATCCGGTAAAATTGATGCCGACGAAAAGTTATATTCTGAAAATGAGCTGGCAAAAACATTCGGCATCAGCAGAAACACTGTAAGGCAAGCCCTTGGTGACCTTGCAAACGAAGGCTGGCTTTATAGAGTCCAGGGGAAAGGCACATTTGTGAGCGGTCGTACGACGTCGGATAAAGATCGTGAAAAATCCAGGACAATAGCGGTAGTAACTACTTATATCAACGACTATATTTTTCCTTCAATAATTAGAGGAATAGATAGCATTCTCTCTGTAAACGGATATAATATGATTTTAAATTGCACTTATAACCAGCATCAGAAAGAGGGCTTATGCCTTGAAAACCTTCTGAATCAAAATATATGCGGCATTATTGTCGAACCCACCAAGAGCGCACTGCCAAATCCTAATATCGGCCTGTATAAAAAATTTACCGAACTTCATATACCGATACTGTTTATCCACGGCTGCTATAGGGAGCTTAACTACTCCTATATTGTCGAAGACGATGTTGAAGCCGGCTATATAGCTACAAAACATTTGATTGGACTCGACCATAAGAGGATCGCCGGCATTTTTAAAATGGATGATATACAAGGCCATTTCAGATTTTCCGGATTCCAGAAGGCTCATGCAGAAGCCGGACTTCCAATTTCAGATTCCAGAATAATGTGGTTCGAGACTGATAATCTGGAGACAAAATTCAGGAGCAATAACGTTCAACTGGAAAATTTGCTGTCGCAGTGTACGGCTCTTGTCTGCTATAATGATCAAATAGCACTAAAAATTATTGATCTCTTAAGGGAAAAAGATTTAAAAGTCCCTGAAAATATATCTTTAGTAAGCTTTGATGATTCGGAGCTTGCTTTAGCTTCTGAACCAAAGCTTACGACTGTTGCTCATCCAAAGGAGGCTTTAGGTAGGGAAGCAGCAAAAGCAATAATCAATATGATTGAGGGTAAAAAAGATTATTATGACCTGAAAATTAAACCTAAATTAATTGTACGAAACAGTACGCAAAAATGGGGTGAATAA
- a CDS encoding alpha-N-arabinofuranosidase: MPKIIINTDIKKGKINKNIYGNFSEHLGRCIYGGFWVGKDSDIPNIDGIRKDVVEALRKINIPVLRWPGGCFADEYHWKNGIGDYKTRPEMVNVHWGGVTENNHFGTHEFLELCELLGAEPYICGNVGSGTVREMREWIEYMTFDGKSPLADLRAKNGRGKPWKLKYFGVGNENWGCGGNMRPEYYADLFRRYSSYVRNFGSNKIFKIACGPSADDYNWTQVLMKQAGRFMDGLSLHYYTVPGDSWGHKGSATKFNENDWFVTMKKAYKMDELITRHSTIMDVYDPQKRVALVVDEWGTWFDVEPGTNPGFLYQQNTMRDALVAGIHFNIFNKHCDRVRMANIAQTINVLQSVILTEGDKIVLTPTYHVFDMYKVHQDAELLSLYMQSPEYEYGNDSIPQLSATASSDEDGKIHISICNLNPEKAAPVECELRGKAKTEASVNGTILTADSMNAHNTFENPDKVVPASFNDVSVENNTLRLSIPAMSIVTLEIK; this comes from the coding sequence ATGCCGAAAATAATCATCAATACCGATATCAAAAAGGGAAAAATAAACAAAAACATTTACGGTAATTTTTCTGAACACTTGGGAAGGTGCATTTATGGAGGCTTCTGGGTAGGCAAAGACTCGGACATACCAAATATAGACGGAATAAGAAAGGATGTAGTCGAGGCTCTGAGGAAGATCAATATTCCGGTTTTAAGATGGCCGGGAGGATGCTTTGCAGATGAATATCACTGGAAAAATGGGATAGGTGATTATAAAACCAGACCTGAAATGGTAAATGTTCACTGGGGCGGAGTAACGGAGAACAATCATTTTGGAACTCATGAATTTCTTGAATTATGCGAGCTTTTAGGCGCGGAGCCATATATATGCGGGAATGTTGGAAGCGGAACAGTTCGGGAAATGAGAGAGTGGATTGAATACATGACATTCGATGGTAAATCTCCATTGGCCGACTTAAGGGCAAAAAACGGAAGGGGTAAGCCGTGGAAGCTTAAATATTTCGGAGTAGGCAATGAAAACTGGGGTTGTGGCGGCAATATGCGCCCGGAGTATTATGCAGACCTTTTCCGCAGGTATTCGTCATATGTAAGAAACTTCGGCTCAAATAAAATATTCAAGATAGCGTGCGGTCCAAGCGCTGATGACTATAACTGGACGCAGGTCCTTATGAAACAGGCAGGCAGATTCATGGATGGATTAAGTTTGCATTACTATACTGTACCTGGAGATTCATGGGGCCATAAGGGATCGGCTACAAAGTTCAATGAAAATGATTGGTTTGTTACGATGAAAAAAGCTTACAAGATGGATGAACTTATAACAAGGCATTCCACTATCATGGATGTATATGATCCTCAAAAGAGAGTAGCGCTGGTTGTAGACGAATGGGGGACATGGTTTGATGTCGAGCCTGGAACCAATCCGGGATTTTTGTACCAGCAGAATACCATGAGAGATGCTTTAGTTGCCGGAATACATTTTAATATATTCAATAAACATTGTGATAGAGTAAGAATGGCCAATATTGCCCAGACGATAAACGTACTTCAGTCTGTAATACTTACGGAAGGGGATAAGATAGTACTTACGCCGACATATCATGTATTTGATATGTATAAAGTTCATCAGGATGCTGAATTGCTTTCGTTATATATGCAGTCTCCCGAATATGAATATGGAAATGACAGCATACCGCAGCTCTCCGCAACGGCTTCTTCCGATGAGGATGGAAAGATTCATATTTCGATATGCAATTTGAATCCGGAAAAAGCGGCTCCTGTTGAGTGTGAATTAAGGGGAAAAGCAAAAACTGAAGCGTCGGTAAATGGAACAATTTTGACTGCAGACAGCATGAATGCCCACAATACATTTGAAAATCCGGATAAAGTCGTGCCGGCATCATTTAACGATGTAAGCGTAGAAAATAACACGCTGAGGTTATCGATCCCTGCTATGTCGATTGTCACACTTGAAATAAAATAA